The following coding sequences lie in one Cryptococcus neoformans var. neoformans B-3501A chromosome 2, whole genome shotgun sequence genomic window:
- a CDS encoding hypothetical protein (HMMPfam hit to DSPc, Dual specificity phosphatase, catalytic domain, score: 96.8, E(): 5.4e-26), whose protein sequence is MQPQQHTHNNNPSPVARPHPLHVVYSPTIPPPNRGTRNSELAQGSKIPLTAPLPSRTAAATSPNRKRPTPLVLGKPREAGPEDWEIQLERPVAASSGASDDHSLDNELQDLSKLRKAVRQNLLARPIDSPLEPSDSDKSAFNTPGQQSSFSSSSKPMESIPIELVFDRVESGSVLLVDTRPLASFLNSHLPNSIPLSVPTLLSKRFQKSQSQSNPSAISWATLSPFVSLPSARERWDSADQNKVEIAVICQGEEGRVVEDILKSLINDRTKVVKGGWAAVLNYERARRTLVSGQATTRPCLDMGVSETDSKPRPEPTSILLPPKSAPPCEIPLPPIPASPSPSSPKSLNHRPSLPSLRPPFAGPTRNLPSLSINAGQASQRRTPKLSLNLDRPLKSATLGGYHDIPPTPHGFLCTRTRPQRSPGLSLNIPHTPFQPQQGQVQDRIVGDSRSNGSASIQTIAYEQSHFPPSASTFGDAKQIENEGEDMAPNQYDGRTPRAPISHIPRKSQEYQAARFYSSPPSMNGALPSSPPTIRTAVAPFNPSVILPSFLYLGPDIQSESDVQYLLRLGVKRILNVALECDDNQGLSLKERFKYRKVGMRDIVEENGVGKGMRDACEFLDDARLHSAPTYVHCQAGKSRSVTIILAYLIHANAWTLKTSYAYVAERRKGISPNIGFVAELMQWEETELGVKQSGGVHGDGNGRAKTAGCGGGGGSSRHKEDGDDDEGRGKTHLRDSLPPTWSSSVDTYTRPAKVYSPVGGDDGGEEEGGREGRIAVGDEREVRKNGVWVHHRRAPVDRTTLQPGRRVSKAGLESLQPFLITSADPSSPSAAPNNGDNIDNEHQLNNNNDSETRPSPRAISGMGMRGHAMTPAGDGPLRWI, encoded by the exons ATGCAGCCTCAACAACACAcccacaacaacaacccATCACCCGTCGCCCGGccacatcctcttcacGTCGTCTACTCGCCGACCATCCCACCTCCAAATCGAGGCACAAGAAATTCAGAGCTAGCTCAAGGTTCAAAAATCCCATTGACAGCGCCATTACCGTCGCGCACTGCCGCAGCGACGTCTCCAAATCGAAAACGACCGACTCCGCTTGTACTTGGAAAACCAAGAGAAGCTGGTCCGGAAGACTGGGAAATACAGCTGGAAAGACCTGTTGCGGCTTCCTCGGGTGCAAGTGACG ACCATTCCTTGGACAACGAGTTGCAAGATTTATCCAAGCTACGCAAAGCAGTGCGGCAAAACCTCTTGGCTCGACCGATCGACTCCCCACTAGAACCCTCCGATTCTGACAAGTCAGCCTTTAATACACCTGGACAACAATCATCCTTCAGCTCCTCCTCTAAACCAATGGAGAGTATACCTATTGAACTAGTCTTCGATCGGGTGGAGAGCGGAAGTGTATTGTTGGTCGACACCCGACCGCTGGCTTCCTTTCTCAATTCCCATCTACCAAACTCCATCCCACTCTCGGTCCCTACTCTCTTATCAAAACGCTTCCAAAAATCACAGTCTCAATCAAATCCTTCCGCTATATCATGGGCGACTCTCTCGCCTTTTGTTTCTTTACCAAGCGCTCGAGAACGATGGGACTCGGCAGATCAAAATAAAGTCGAGATTGCCGTGATTTGTCAAGGCGAAGAGGGCAGAGTCGTGGAGGACATCCTGAAGAGCTTGATCAATGACAGGACCAAAGTGGTAAAAGGTGGATGGGCTGCAGTACTAAATTACGAAAGAGCCAGAAGAACGCTCGTTTCCGGGCAGGCCACTACCCGCCCCTGTCTCGATATGGGTGTGTCAGAAACCGACAGCAAACCTCGCCCTGAACCTACATCCATTTTGCTCCCTCCAAAATCAGCTCCGCCATGCGAAATACCTCTACCACCTATCCCtgcatccccatccccatcctcaccaAAATCTCTCAACCACCGTCCTTCATTACCATCACTTCGCCCACCTTTTGCAGGGCCTACTCGGAACCTTCCTTCACTCTCGATTAATGCCGGCCAAGCGAGTCAGAGACGGACTCCAAAATTGAGTCTGAATCTTGACAGACCGTTGAAGAGCGCTACGCTTGGTGGCTACCACGATATTCCTCCCACACCCCATGGGTTTTTATGTACGCGAACCAGGCCACAAAGGTCTCCCGGACTGTCATTAAACATACCCCATACTCCTTTTCAGCCGCAACAAGGGCAGGTCCAAGACCGGATAGTAGGAGACTCCAGGTCCAACGGGTCCGCTTCGATACAGACCATAGCGTACGAACAGTCGCATTTCCCACCTTCCGCTTCGACATTTGGCGATGCCAAACAGATTGAGAATGAGGGGGAGGACATGGCGCCTAACCAATACGACGGACGTACGCCTCGTGCGCCGATATCACATATTCCCAGGAAAAGTCAAGAATACCAAGCGGCCCGATTCtattcttctccaccttccatgAACGGCGCCCTACCCTCTTCCCCGCCTACAATCCGCACAGCTGTTGCACCTTTCAACCCTTCCGTcatccttccatctttcctcTACCTCGGTCCTGACATCCAATCCGAATCTGATGTTCAATATCTTCTCCGGTTAGGTGTGAAGCGGATATTGAATGTCGCGTTGGAGTGCGATGATAATCAGGGATTGAGCTTGAAAGAGAGGTTCAAGTATAGAAAAGTGGGTATGCGAGATATtgtggaagagaatggGGTTGGGAAGGGCATGAGAGATGCTTGCGAATTCTTGG ATGACGCTCGCCTTCACTCTGCACCTACCTACGTCCATTGCCAAGCTGGCAAATCACGTTCCGTCACAATCATCCTCGCTTATCTTATCCATGCCAACGCATGGACTCTCAAAACATCCTATGCTTATGTCGCAGAACGGCGAAAGGGGATTAGCCCGAATATCGGTTTTGTCGCCGAGCTGATGCAGTGGGAAGAGACTGAATTGGGAGTCAAGCAGAGTGGAGGCGTGCatggggatgggaatgggagggCTAAAACCGCAGGTTGTGGgggcggtggtggtagtTCAAGGCacaaggaagatggagatgatgatgagggaAGAGGCAAGACTCATCTTCGAGATAGTTTACCGCCTACCTGGTCGAGTAGTGTGGATACTTATACCCGCCCAGCCAAGGTATACTCCCCAGTGGGcggggatgatggtggtgaagaagaaggtggaagggaaggaaggatcgCAGTGGGtgatgaaagggaagtGAGAAAAAATGGCGTCTGGGTGCATCATCGGAG AGCACCTGTGGATCGAACCACCCTTCAACCCGGCCGACGAGTCTCCAAAGCCGGTCTCGAATCTCTTCAACCATTCCTCATTACCTCTGCcgatccttcttccccttccgcCGCACCTAATAATGGTGACAATATTGATAATGAACATCAACtcaataataataatgacTCAGAAACGAGACCGTCACCTAGGGCCATCTCGGGGATGGGTATGAGAGGGCATGCGATGACGCCTGCAGGGGATGGACCCTTGAGGTGGATATAA
- a CDS encoding hypothetical protein (Match to ESTs gb|CF186329.1|CF186329, gb|CF194179.1|CF194179, gb|CF191662.1|CF191662) — protein MYLFRSLSEHFSAKQKHPEWLPPSRTSRLSSLSSTGSSSSDSSPRPKPPLVSSSLPLPPNLLSLKPPSSLWAPVLATRTATSLPSLSSPETGFFCLDGVVALSRSAKRSSISSRTPRSSPRSTSKQALAL, from the exons ATGTATTTATTTCGCTCGCTCTCCGAACATTTCTCTGCGAAACAAAAACACCCAGAATG GCTGCCACCTTCAAGAACATCAAGGCTCTCCAGCCTCTCCTCGACCGGGTCCTCGTCCAGCGATTCAAGCCCGAGACC AAAACCGCCTCTGGtatcttcctcccttcctctaccacccaatctcctctccctgaAGCCACCGTCATCGCTGTGGGCCCCGGTGCTCGCAACAAGGACGGCGACGTCACTCCCGTCTCTGTCAAGCCCGGAGACAGGGTTCTTTTGCCTGGATGGGGTGGTAGCCCTATCAAGGTCGGCGAAGAG GagttccatctcttcaaggACGCCGAGATCCTCGCCAAGATCAACGAGTAAACAAGCACTGGCTCTCTAG
- a CDS encoding hypothetical protein (Match to ESTs gb|CF186340.1|CF186340, gb|CF188446.1|CF188446; HMMPfam hit to Cpn60_TCP1, TCP-1/cpn60 chaperonin family, score: 591.2, E(): 7.8e-175): MNPLRSRAALPRPARLIQNAAVQKRGFASKDVVFGNDARQGMLKGVDVLAKAVAATLGPKGRTVIIGQSFGGPKITKDGVSVAKAITLKDPVENLGARLVQDVASKTNDTAGDGTTTATVLARAIYSEGVKNVAAGCNPMDLRRGAQKAVDKVLEVLAANKKVITTSEEIAQVATISANGDTHVGAIIAQAMEQVGKEGVITVKEGRTIDDEIEITEGMRFDRGFISPYLITDTKNQRVELEKPFILLSEKKISALQDILPSLEIAAQTRRPLLIIAEDIDGEALAAVILNKLRGQLSVAAVKAPGFGDNRKSILGDIAILTGGTVFTDELDVKLEKATPDMFGTTGSVTITKEDTIILNGEGDKSLIQSRCEQIRALINDSSTSDYDRTKLQERLAKLGGGVAVIKVGGSSEVEVGEKKDRYDDALNATRAAVEEGIVPGGGTALLKASTALEDIAVDNFDQKLGISMIRQAIRRPVRTIVENAGEEGSVVVGRLLSEEFAAPEKFNWGYDAQTSQYRDMIAAGILDPLKVVRTALVDASGVASLLTTSEACVVDAEEKTPPSGMGMGGMGGMGGMPGMM, encoded by the exons ATGAACCCCCTCCGCTCCCGCGCTGctctcccccgccccgCAAGGCTCATCCAGAACGCTGCTGTCCAGAAGAGGGGCTTCGCCTCCAAGGACGTCGTCTTCGGCAACGACGCCAGGCAGGGCATGCTCAAGGGTGTTGACGTCCTCGCAAAGGCCGTCGCTGCCACCCTCGGCCCCAAGGGCAGGACCGTCATCATCG GCCAGAGCTTCGGTGGGCCCAAGATCACCAAGGACGGTGTCTCTGTCGCCAAGGCTATCACTCTCAAGGACCCCGTTGAGAACCTCGGTGCTCG TCTCGTCCAGGATGTTGCTTCCAAGACCAACGACACTGCCGGTGACGgtaccaccaccgccactGTCCTCGCCCGAGCCATCTACTCTGAGGGTGTGAAGAACGTCGCTGCCGGCTGCAACCCCATGGACCTCCGTCGAGGTGCCCAGAAGGCTGTCGACAAGGTCCTCGAGGTTCTTGCTGCCAACAAAAAGGTTATCACCACCTCTGAGGAGATTGCCCAG GTCGCCACCATCTCCGCCAACGGCGATACCCACGTCGGTGCCATCATTGCCCAAGCCATGGAGCAGGTCGGCAAGGAGGGTGTCATCACTGTGAAGGAGGGCCGAACCATTGACGACGAGATTGAGATTACCGAGGGTATGCGATTCGACCGAGGCTTCATCTCCCCTTACCTCATCACCGACACCAAGAACCAGCGTGTCGAGCTCGAGAAgcccttcatcctcctctccgagaagaagatctcTGCTCTTCAGgacatccttccttctctcgagATTGCCGCCCAGACCCGTCGACCTTTGTTGATCATCGCCGAAGACATTGACGGTGAGGCTCTCGCCgccgtcatcctcaacaagctcCGAGGTCAGCTCTCCGTCGCCGCCGTCAAGGCCCCCGGTTTTGGTGACAACCGAAAGTCTATCCTCGGTGACATTGCCATCCTCACCGGCGGTACTGTCTTCACTGACGAGCTGGATGTCAAGCTTGAGAAGGCTACCCCCGACATGTTTGGTACCACTGGCTCCGTTACCATTACTAAGGAGGacaccatcatcctcaacgGCGAGGGTGACAAGAGCCTCATTCAGTCTCGATGCGAGCAGATCCGAGCTTTGATCAACGACTCTAGCACTTCCGACTACGACAGGACTAAGCTCCAGGAGCGATTGGCCAAGCTCGGTGGCGGTGTCGCCGTCATCAAGGTTGGTGGCTCTAGCGAGGTTGAGGtcggagagaagaaggacaggTATGACGATGCTCTCAACGCTACCCGTGCCGCCGTCGAGGAGGGTATCGTCCCCGGTGGAGGTACCGCTCTTCTC AAAGCTTCTACCGCTCTTGAGGACATTGCCGTCGACAACTTCGACCAGAAGCTCGGTATCTCTATGATCCGACAGGCTATCCGACGACCTGTCCGAACCATCGTCGAGAACGCCGGTGAGGAGGGTTCCGTCGTCGTCGGTCGACTCCTTTCCGAGGAGTTTGCCGCTCCTGAAAAGTTCAACTGGGGTTACGACGCCCAGACTTCTCAGTACCGAGACATGATCGCTGCCGGTATCCTCGACCCCTTGAAGGTCGTCAGGACCGCCCTCGTCGACGCTTCCGGTGTTGCTAGCTTGTTGACAACTAGCGAGGCCTGTGTTGTTGACGCCGAGGAGAAGactcctccttctggtATGGGCATGGGTGGTATGGGCGGTATGGGCGGTATGCCCGGTATGATGTAA